Below is a window of Arcobacter sp. CECT 8986 DNA.
TTTTACACAATAGATTATATTCTTCTTGTGAAATTTTAAGTTTTTTATTTAAGTTTTTCAAATCATTGTTATTAAATACTATTCCTAAATTATATTTTTTTACTAATTTTGCCATTGAGTTAAACTTTTTATTTATAAGCATTGGAATTCCTGCTTCTAAATAAAATGCAAATTTACTCGTTACTGCATATTTATAAAGGTTGTGATTTTTCCCTGATGTCTCCAGTTCAAAAAAGCCAAAGTGGTATTCATCTAAAATTTGTGAATTCAATTCTTTACCTTTTAGAATATTAAAATTTCTATTTATTTTATCTTCATATATAAAGTCTAAATATAAATTATTAGAATGATTATAAAAAGTATCATATATTTTAGGAGGCAAAACAAAATCAATATTAATTTTTTGTTTTGTTAATTTTTTAATTGACCTTAAATGAGCTTTTCCTGGAAAATATTCTTCTGCATAGCAAGTAGGAGGTATCTTCCCTGCATAGACTAATTTTATATTTTTCTTATATTTGATTTTTGGTTTATTGTTAAAGTTATCTTTATTGCAATACTCAGGAAAAAACTTGAATTTATTTTTCTTTGTATTATACTTTTTTGCCCATAATTTTGATTGTTCTTTTGTAAAGTGTGAAAGAATATTATTACAATTTTTAAAAATATAATCTATACTTTCATAATCTTTATTATCTGGAAATAGATATTCATAAACTTCTTTTTCTGCAAAGTTCCAGTCTTTTATATTAATTAATACATTGTCAAAAGTTTTTACAAGTGTTGCTGCAAAGTAATAAGCACCCATCCAACTTCTATGAAAAATAAAATCATAATCTAAAGATTTTATTGTCTTAAAGATTTCTTCTTCATCTTTTACTTTATAAATATTTATAAAATCTTGTAGGTTTTTATTGATTTTTACATCTTCTATGTAGATTAAAGAGATTTTGATATTTTTAAAGTTTTTAAGCCACTTCATAATCCTTAATAATGAAAAATCTTGTTTTTTAAATCTTCCATTTGGAGGAATTAAAATAAAGTGTTTATTTTTCAGCATGTATTTCCTCTAAAACAGTTTTTTCAATTTTTTTTACTAGATTTACATATGAAAATTCTTCTATTAACTTTTCAGAAACTTTTACTTTCGGTTCTTCTTTTAGTATTTTGAATAGTTCCTTAAGGTTTTTGAATAATATAAGTTCTTCCTTATATGATTCTTCTTCACATATATAGTTTTCTGAACAATCATAAACTAATGGAGTGCAATGACTTGCTACTGATTCTAAAGTTCTTTGTTGTATTGTATAACTAGGATGTGTAACTATTGCATATGTTGCACTATTATATACTTTAGAAATCTCTTCCCCATAGTTTAATACACCTTTATAATAAGGTTTTAGTTCTTCATACTCTTCCCATCCCCATCCATAAATTTCAAGTTCATAATCTATATTTTCTTTAACCAATTCAAGTAATGTGAAATCTCTTACGATTAAAGGAATAGCATAATTATTAAAATAAGCAATAGGACATTTATGTTTTTTAGCTAAAAATTTAATCTCTTCTAGATAAAATGTCCCTCTATTTTTATATATATCTAAAAGATCTTTTAAAATTTCTTCTCTTCTCCTATCTGATATTAATTCTTTATTTTCACCAATACTATTAAGGTAAGGAGTCAAATTGTCTTTATAAGAGCCTCCAATAAATACTATCTTTTTCTCTTTTTTTATCTCTTCTCTTTTTTTATAAATTGAAGTGTCAATACAAAAGTTTTGAAGTGAAATATTTTTTGCCCCTTTTTTTTCCAAAGCATATTTTATTCCAGGAATAAGACAATAAATATAATCTCTTTTTCTTTGATTTAAAGGCTCTTTATTTGTTACTATTTCCATAGTATCTTGAAACCAAACAAAATTAAAAACATCTTTATGTAAAAATGAATTATATGTGTGATTTATATTAAAAGTAATATGTGGTTTAAACTCATCAATTTTATGATAATAAATAAGATAATCCATTGCTTGCATATCATCTTCTTGAATTAAGTAGCAAACTTCATATTTACCTGTTTGTTCAAAAGCTTTTGCAATATTTTTAGATATGTGTTGCATAACAGTAGTTGCTTTGTTTGCTGGGATAAATACTCTTAGTTTTTCATCATTAAAATCAGGCTTATATTCTTGTATTTGTTTTTTATAAATTTCTGTTAAAGCTTCTCTTTCTTGCTCTACTTGAGTTAGAACACTTGTAAAGGCATTTGTGAACTCTTTTCTCTCTTCTTGAGAAATTTCTATATTGTCATAGTTTAGTTTTGTAGGTCTTCTATTTTTTGTAGTTACAAAGTAGTTATAAACATTTTCAAAAGGTACAAAAATACAGTTAGAAGGTGCATTTTCTAACTCTTCTTGTGCATTATAATAACAAATTTGGTCAAATTTAATTCTAGGGTTTTGTCCAATAATTTTATTGTTTTTTTTGGCTTCTTTTAGGGCTTCATTTGCATCCAAAAAATATGTATCAAAATATTGCATTATTTATGCCCTTTTTCAAAATAAGAGAATAAAATATGATTAAGTATCATGTGTACATCTTCAACTATTCCATACTCACCATTGCTAGTTTCAACATGAATCTTTATATCTGCTAGATTTTTTAAAACTCCACCTTCAAAGCCACTAAAACCTACAATTATTGCACCTTGACTTTTAGCATATTCAACTGCTTTAATTATATTTGCTGAGGTACCACTGCATGATATTGCAATTAGAATATCATTTTTCTTTATAATCTCTTTTAATTGCATATAAAAAACATTTTCAAAACCAATATCATTTGCTAATGCAAAATTTACAGCAGAGTTATCTGCTAAGCTAATTACATCTAGATTAAGTCTATTTCTTCTTTTCAATCCCACGCTTAAATCATTTGCCATATGTGAAGCAGTTGCAGAACTTCCTCCATTACCAATTATGAATACTTTACCCTTTGTTGAACTTAATAACTTTTGTAATTCTTCTAAACAATCTAAGTTTAAATTGTTTAATGTTCTATATAAAGTATCGATGTACTCTTTCGTAAATTCCTTAAACTCCATTTTTTTCCTTTACCT
It encodes the following:
- a CDS encoding SIS domain-containing protein → MEFKEFTKEYIDTLYRTLNNLNLDCLEELQKLLSSTKGKVFIIGNGGSSATASHMANDLSVGLKRRNRLNLDVISLADNSAVNFALANDIGFENVFYMQLKEIIKKNDILIAISCSGTSANIIKAVEYAKSQGAIIVGFSGFEGGVLKNLADIKIHVETSNGEYGIVEDVHMILNHILFSYFEKGHK